One Fusobacterium nucleatum genomic window carries:
- the leuS gene encoding leucine--tRNA ligase, translating into MRDYEFKEIEKKWQEKWEKDNIFKTENEVEGKENYYVLSMLPYPSGKLHVGHARNYTIGDVISRYKRMKGYNVLQPMGWDSFGLPAENAAIQNGTHPAIWTKSNIENMRRQLKLMGFSYDWEREIASYTPEYYKWNQWLFKRMYEKGLIYKKKSMVNWCPDCQTVLANEQVEDGMCWRHSKTHVIQKELEQWFFKITDYADELLEGHEEIKDGWPEKVLTMQKNWIGKSFGTELTLKVVETGEDLPIFTTRIDTIYGVSYAVVAPEHPIVEKILKVNPSIKDKVTEMKNTDIIERGAEGREKNGIDSGWHIENPVNKEIVPLWIADYVLMNYGTGAVMGVPAHDERDFVFAGKYNLPVKQVITSKKADEKVELPFIEEGIMINSGEFNGLSSKDALVKIAEYVEEKGYGKRTYKYRLKDWGISRQRYWGTPIPALYCEKCGEVLEKDENLPVLLPNDIEFSGNGNPLETSNEFKEATCPCCGGKARRDTDTMDTFVDSSWYFLRYCDPKNKNLPFSKEIVDKWTPVDQYIGGVEHAVMHLLYARFFYKVLRDLGLLSSNEPFKRLLTQGMVLGPSYYSEKENKYLLPKDVVIKGDKAYSQLGEELQIKVEKMSKSKNNGVDPEEMLDKYGADTTRLFIMFAAPPEKELEWNENGLAGAYRFLTRVWRLVFENSELVKNANDEIDYNKLSKEDKTLLIKLNQTIKKVTDAIENNYHFNTAIAANMELINEVQTYVSSSMNSEQAAKILGYTLKKIIVMLSPFVPHFCDEIWEELGEKGYLFNEKWPEYDEKMLSSDETTIAVQVNGKVRGSFEIAKDSEQALVEKTALELPNVAKHLEGMNVVKVIVIPNRIVNIVVKPQ; encoded by the coding sequence TTGAGAGATTATGAATTTAAGGAAATTGAAAAGAAATGGCAAGAAAAATGGGAAAAAGATAATATATTCAAAACAGAAAATGAAGTAGAAGGAAAAGAAAATTACTATGTACTTTCAATGTTACCTTATCCTTCTGGGAAATTACATGTTGGGCATGCTAGAAACTATACAATAGGGGATGTAATTTCAAGATATAAAAGAATGAAGGGCTATAATGTTTTACAACCTATGGGTTGGGATTCATTTGGACTACCTGCTGAAAATGCAGCAATTCAAAATGGTACTCACCCAGCTATTTGGACTAAGTCTAATATAGAAAATATGAGAAGACAATTAAAGTTAATGGGATTTTCTTATGATTGGGAAAGAGAAATAGCAAGTTATACACCAGAGTACTATAAATGGAATCAATGGCTATTTAAAAGAATGTATGAAAAAGGTTTAATCTACAAGAAAAAATCTATGGTAAACTGGTGTCCTGATTGTCAAACAGTTTTAGCAAATGAACAAGTTGAAGATGGAATGTGTTGGCGTCATTCAAAGACTCATGTTATACAAAAAGAATTAGAACAATGGTTCTTTAAAATTACTGACTATGCAGATGAATTATTAGAAGGACATGAAGAAATAAAAGATGGTTGGCCAGAAAAAGTTTTAACTATGCAAAAGAACTGGATAGGAAAATCTTTTGGAACAGAATTAACATTAAAAGTAGTTGAAACAGGAGAAGATTTACCTATATTTACAACGAGAATTGATACTATCTATGGAGTATCTTATGCAGTTGTTGCACCTGAACACCCAATAGTTGAAAAGATTTTAAAAGTTAATCCTTCAATTAAAGATAAAGTAACTGAAATGAAAAATACAGATATAATTGAAAGAGGAGCAGAAGGTAGAGAAAAAAATGGTATAGACAGTGGTTGGCATATTGAAAATCCTGTTAATAAAGAAATTGTACCATTATGGATAGCAGATTATGTTCTTATGAATTATGGAACAGGAGCAGTTATGGGAGTTCCTGCACATGATGAAAGAGATTTTGTTTTTGCAGGTAAATATAATTTACCAGTTAAACAAGTTATAACTTCTAAAAAAGCTGATGAAAAAGTTGAGCTTCCTTTTATAGAAGAAGGAATAATGATAAATTCAGGAGAATTTAATGGTTTATCAAGTAAAGATGCCTTAGTAAAAATAGCTGAATATGTGGAAGAAAAAGGCTATGGAAAAAGAACATATAAATATAGATTAAAAGACTGGGGAATTTCAAGACAAAGATACTGGGGAACTCCTATTCCAGCTTTATATTGTGAAAAATGTGGAGAAGTTTTAGAAAAAGATGAAAATTTACCAGTGTTATTACCTAATGATATAGAATTTTCTGGAAATGGAAATCCACTAGAAACTTCTAATGAATTTAAAGAAGCAACTTGTCCTTGTTGTGGTGGAAAAGCTAGAAGAGATACTGATACTATGGATACATTTGTGGATTCATCTTGGTATTTCTTAAGATATTGTGACCCTAAAAATAAAAATTTACCTTTCAGTAAAGAAATTGTAGATAAATGGACACCAGTAGACCAATATATAGGTGGGGTTGAACATGCTGTAATGCACTTATTGTATGCAAGATTTTTCTATAAGGTTTTAAGAGATTTAGGTTTGCTTTCATCAAATGAACCATTTAAAAGATTATTGACACAAGGAATGGTATTAGGACCATCATATTATTCTGAAAAAGAAAATAAATATTTACTTCCAAAAGATGTTGTTATAAAGGGAGATAAGGCTTATTCTCAATTAGGAGAAGAATTACAAATAAAAGTTGAAAAGATGTCAAAATCTAAAAATAATGGTGTTGACCCAGAAGAAATGCTAGATAAATATGGAGCAGACACAACAAGATTATTTATTATGTTTGCTGCACCACCTGAAAAAGAATTAGAATGGAATGAAAATGGACTTGCAGGAGCATACAGATTTTTAACAAGAGTTTGGAGATTAGTTTTTGAAAATTCAGAGCTTGTAAAAAATGCAAATGATGAAATTGACTATAATAAACTTTCAAAAGAAGATAAAACATTGTTAATTAAATTAAATCAAACTATTAAAAAAGTTACAGATGCTATTGAAAATAATTACCATTTTAATACTGCAATAGCAGCTAATATGGAACTTATCAATGAAGTTCAAACTTATGTGTCTTCTTCAATGAATTCAGAACAAGCAGCTAAGATTTTAGGTTATACATTGAAGAAAATAATAGTTATGTTATCTCCATTTGTTCCTCATTTCTGTGATGAAATATGGGAAGAATTAGGAGAAAAAGGATATTTATTCAATGAAAAATGGCCTGAATATGATGAAAAAATGTTATCATCTGATGAAACTACTATTGCTGTTCAAGTAAATGGAAAAGTTAGAGGAAGCTTTGAAATTGCAAAAGACAGTGAACAAGCCTTAGTTGAAAAGACTGCTTTGGAATTACCAAATGTGGCTAAACATTTAGAAGGTATGAATGTTGTAAAAGTTATTGTAATACCTAATAGAATAGTTAATATTGTTGTAAAACCTCAATAG
- a CDS encoding restriction endonuclease subunit S, whose translation MSKLTLDSVEWREFRIKDIFQTFIGNNGLQVHTGGYIKKSKFIESNIPRITVKETNNGINDYVYSTDKNFRVFENFISVSFLGGVFYHLEYLR comes from the coding sequence ATGAGTAAGTTGACTTTAGATAGTGTTGAATGGAGAGAATTTAGAATAAAAGATATTTTCCAAACATTTATTGGAAACAATGGTTTACAAGTTCATACAGGGGGGTATATTAAAAAAAGTAAATTTATAGAGTCTAATATTCCTAGAATAACAGTAAAAGAAACTAATAATGGGATTAATGATTATGTGTATTCTACTGATAAAAACTTTAGAGTATTTGAGAACTTTATAAGTGTTTCATTCTTAGGAGGAGTATTTTATCATCTTGAATATTTAAGATGA
- a CDS encoding SAM-dependent methyltransferase codes for MKKDKLLSQFSIIKDDVKINEINSNLEKTPLKHFTEFLYKSIYQSIRFNNSAEDYLGRFYGEFMSYSGGDGQNLGIVLTPKHITELFCDLLDLKTTDKILDPCCGTAGFLIAAMHNMVKKANNKDEIKEIKKNQLFGIEEQSYMFTIATTNMILRGDGKSNLENKDFLKENPAQLQLKGCTVGMMNPPYSMGSKDNTSLYEINFINHLLNSLVEDGRAAVIVPQSTFTGKSKEEQKIKEEILKNHTLEGVITLNKNTFYRVGTNPCIAIFKVHNKHPKNKICKFINFENDGYIVSKHIGLIDDGSHRDKKQHLLDVWFGKTEAVTKFCVKTKIEATDEWLHSFYYFNDEIPSEEEFKKIVADYLTFEVNMITHGRGYLFGLKDEELEFNQDNVEEERQVAESEEDYE; via the coding sequence GTGAAAAAAGATAAATTATTGAGTCAATTTTCTATTATAAAAGATGATGTAAAAATTAATGAAATTAATTCCAATTTAGAGAAAACGCCATTAAAACATTTTACTGAATTTTTATATAAAAGTATTTATCAAAGTATAAGATTTAATAACTCTGCTGAAGATTATTTAGGTAGATTTTATGGAGAATTTATGTCTTATAGTGGAGGAGATGGTCAAAATTTAGGAATAGTTCTAACTCCTAAACACATTACAGAACTTTTTTGTGATTTATTAGATTTAAAAACTACAGATAAAATATTAGATCCTTGTTGTGGAACTGCTGGTTTTTTAATAGCCGCTATGCACAATATGGTTAAAAAAGCAAATAATAAAGATGAAATAAAAGAAATAAAGAAAAACCAATTATTTGGAATAGAAGAACAATCATATATGTTTACAATAGCAACAACAAACATGATACTTCGTGGAGATGGAAAAAGTAATCTTGAAAATAAAGATTTTTTAAAAGAAAATCCAGCACAATTACAATTAAAAGGTTGTACAGTTGGAATGATGAATCCTCCTTATTCAATGGGTTCTAAAGACAATACTTCTCTTTATGAAATAAATTTCATTAATCATTTGCTAAATTCATTAGTTGAAGATGGTAGAGCTGCAGTTATAGTTCCACAAAGTACATTTACAGGAAAAAGTAAAGAAGAGCAAAAAATAAAAGAAGAGATTTTAAAAAATCATACTTTAGAAGGAGTAATTACTTTAAATAAGAATACTTTCTATCGTGTTGGAACTAATCCTTGTATAGCAATTTTTAAAGTTCATAATAAACATCCTAAAAATAAAATATGTAAATTTATTAATTTTGAGAATGATGGATATATAGTTAGTAAACATATAGGACTTATTGATGATGGTTCTCATAGAGATAAAAAACAACATTTACTTGATGTTTGGTTTGGAAAAACAGAAGCGGTAACGAAGTTTTGTGTAAAGACTAAAATAGAAGCTACTGATGAATGGTTACATTCTTTTTATTACTTTAATGATGAGATCCCGAGTGAAGAAGAGTTCAAAAAAATAGTAGCAGATTACTTAACTTTTGAAGTAAATATGATAACACATGGAAGAGGCTATTTATTTGGTTTAAAAGATGAAGAATTAGAATTTAATCAAGATAATGTTGAAGAAGAAAGACAAGTGGCTGAAAGTGAGGAAGATTATGAGTAA
- a CDS encoding cysteine ABC transporter substrate-binding protein, protein MKIWKKILKLATVGVAVFALAACGNKTEETKPETQAPAQETTTAKARTVQEIKDSGVIRIGVFTDKAPFGYVDENGKNQGFDIYFTDRIAKDLGVKAEYISLDPASRVEYAETAKVDIVAANFTVTPERAEKVDFSFPYMKVSLGVVSPDKAVIKSVEDLKDKTLIVSKGTTAEYYFSKNHPEIKLQKYDSYTDAYNALLDGRGDAFSTDNTEVLAWAKANPGFTVGIDSLGDVDTIAVAVQKGNIDLLNWINDEIKELGKENFFHEAYKATLEPIYGDSANPDSIVVEGGQL, encoded by the coding sequence ATGAAAATTTGGAAAAAGATTTTAAAATTAGCAACAGTCGGGGTAGCAGTATTTGCATTAGCTGCTTGTGGAAATAAAACAGAAGAAACTAAACCAGAAACACAAGCACCTGCACAAGAAACTACAACTGCTAAGGCAAGAACAGTTCAAGAAATCAAAGATAGTGGTGTTATAAGAATAGGAGTATTTACAGATAAAGCACCTTTTGGTTATGTTGATGAGAATGGTAAAAATCAAGGTTTTGATATTTACTTCACAGATCGTATAGCAAAAGATTTAGGCGTAAAAGCAGAATACATTTCTCTTGACCCTGCAAGCCGTGTTGAATATGCAGAAACAGCAAAAGTTGATATAGTTGCTGCAAACTTTACAGTTACACCTGAAAGAGCAGAAAAGGTTGATTTTAGTTTCCCATATATGAAAGTGTCATTAGGAGTTGTATCTCCTGATAAAGCAGTTATAAAATCTGTTGAAGACTTAAAAGATAAAACTTTAATAGTAAGTAAAGGAACTACTGCTGAATATTATTTCTCAAAGAATCATCCAGAAATAAAATTACAAAAATATGATTCTTATACAGATGCATACAATGCTTTACTTGATGGTAGAGGAGATGCTTTCTCAACTGATAATACAGAAGTTTTAGCTTGGGCAAAAGCAAATCCAGGTTTCACTGTTGGAATTGATTCTTTAGGAGATGTTGATACAATAGCTGTTGCAGTTCAAAAAGGGAATATTGATTTATTAAATTGGATAAATGATGAAATCAAAGAATTAGGAAAAGAAAATTTCTTCCATGAAGCATATAAAGCAACCCTTGAACCAATTTATGGAGATTCTGCAAATCCAGACTCAATAGTCGTTGAAGGTGGACAATTATAA
- a CDS encoding amino acid ABC transporter ATP-binding protein, translating into MKQLDKVVLSAKDVIKNYQELQVLKGINLDIHQGEVVVIIGASGCGKSTFLRCLNGLEDIQGGDIILDNEIKFSDTKNDMTKIRQKIGMVFQSYELFPHLTILDNILLAPMKVQRRNKEEVKQQALKLLERVNLLDKQNSYPRQLSGGQKQRVAIVRALCMNPEIMLFDEVTAALDPEMVREVLDVMLELARDGMTMVIVTHEMQFARAVADRVIFMDNGNIAEQGEAEEFFSNPKTERAQKFLNTFSFKK; encoded by the coding sequence ATGAAACAGTTAGATAAAGTGGTTCTCTCAGCCAAAGATGTTATAAAAAATTATCAAGAGCTTCAAGTTCTAAAAGGCATAAATTTAGATATACATCAGGGAGAAGTAGTTGTAATAATTGGAGCTTCTGGTTGTGGGAAAAGTACATTTTTAAGATGTTTAAATGGCTTAGAAGATATTCAAGGTGGAGATATAATCTTAGATAATGAAATAAAATTTTCAGATACAAAAAACGATATGACAAAGATTAGACAAAAAATTGGAATGGTTTTTCAAAGTTATGAATTATTTCCACATTTAACAATCTTGGATAATATCTTATTAGCACCAATGAAGGTACAAAGGAGAAATAAAGAAGAAGTAAAGCAACAAGCATTAAAATTACTTGAAAGAGTTAATTTACTAGATAAACAGAATTCTTATCCAAGGCAGTTATCAGGTGGACAAAAACAAAGAGTTGCAATAGTTAGAGCATTATGTATGAACCCAGAAATAATGTTATTTGATGAGGTTACAGCTGCACTTGATCCTGAAATGGTAAGAGAAGTTTTAGATGTAATGCTTGAACTTGCAAGAGATGGGATGACAATGGTAATAGTAACTCATGAAATGCAATTTGCAAGAGCCGTTGCAGATAGAGTTATATTTATGGATAATGGAAATATAGCAGAACAAGGAGAGGCAGAAGAATTTTTCTCTAATCCAAAAACAGAAAGGGCACAAAAGTTTTTAAATACATTTAGTTTTAAAAAATAA
- a CDS encoding amino acid ABC transporter permease, translating to MLDTVIDLLSKGTNFERLLYGLWVTIKLSLISAFFSIIFGILFGLFMHIKNPLTKIISQIYLQIIRIMPPLVLLFIAYFGVTRMYGIHISAETSAIIVFTIWGTAEMGDLVRGAIESIPKSQIESATALALNKKQIYLYVIIPQIIRRLIPLSVNLITRMIKTTSLVVLIGIVEVLKVGQQIIDTNRFQYPNGAIWIYGVIFLLYFLSCWPLSMLAKFLEKRWSKI from the coding sequence ATGTTGGATACAGTAATTGATTTATTATCAAAGGGAACAAATTTTGAAAGACTTCTATATGGCTTATGGGTAACAATAAAATTAAGTTTGATATCAGCATTCTTTTCAATTATTTTTGGAATATTATTTGGACTTTTTATGCATATAAAAAATCCTTTAACTAAGATAATCTCACAAATATATTTACAGATAATTAGAATAATGCCACCACTTGTATTACTTTTTATTGCATATTTTGGAGTTACAAGAATGTATGGTATTCATATTTCAGCGGAAACAAGTGCAATAATAGTATTTACAATTTGGGGAACTGCTGAAATGGGAGATTTAGTGAGAGGTGCTATTGAAAGTATTCCTAAAAGTCAGATAGAAAGTGCAACAGCATTGGCTTTAAACAAAAAACAAATATATCTATATGTAATTATTCCTCAAATTATAAGAAGACTTATACCTTTATCAGTGAATTTAATAACTAGAATGATAAAAACTACAAGTTTAGTTGTATTAATAGGAATAGTTGAAGTTTTAAAAGTTGGGCAACAAATAATAGACACAAATAGATTTCAATATCCAAATGGAGCAATATGGATATATGGAGTAATATTCTTACTATACTTCTTGTCTTGTTGGCCATTATCAATGTTAGCAAAATTTTTAGAAAAGAGATGGAGTAAAATATGA
- a CDS encoding amino acid ABC transporter permease has protein sequence MDWEFIAKYIPEFVHAGILTLKIGGIGIILSIIVGILGSWILYENFKFFKQIIIGYIELSRNTPLLVQLFFLYFGLPKVGLRFSPEACGIIGLTFLGGSYMIETFRSALETIDKIQKESALSLGMTKWQTMRYVILPQSFVISLPGLTANIIFLLKETSVFSAIALMDMMFVTKDLIGLYYKTEESLFMLVVGYLIILLPLSLFGVWLERKLKYVGYSN, from the coding sequence ATGGATTGGGAATTTATAGCAAAGTACATACCAGAGTTTGTACATGCTGGAATACTAACATTAAAAATAGGTGGAATAGGAATAATACTTTCAATTATAGTTGGAATTTTAGGAAGTTGGATTTTATATGAAAATTTTAAATTCTTTAAACAGATTATAATTGGATATATAGAACTAAGTAGAAATACACCTCTTCTTGTTCAATTATTCTTTTTATACTTTGGGCTACCAAAAGTTGGTTTAAGATTTAGTCCAGAGGCTTGTGGAATAATTGGTTTAACATTTTTAGGTGGAAGTTATATGATAGAAACTTTTCGTAGTGCACTAGAAACAATAGATAAAATTCAAAAAGAATCAGCTTTAAGTTTGGGTATGACTAAATGGCAAACAATGAGATATGTTATTTTACCTCAATCATTTGTTATAAGCTTACCAGGACTTACTGCAAATATAATATTTTTATTAAAAGAAACATCAGTATTTAGTGCAATTGCTTTAATGGATATGATGTTTGTAACAAAAGATTTAATAGGACTTTACTACAAAACAGAAGAATCTTTATTTATGCTTGTAGTAGGATATTTAATAATATTGTTGCCTCTTTCATTATTTGGGGTTTGGCTAGAAAGGAAGTTAAAATATGTTGGATACAGTAATTGA
- the rplM gene encoding 50S ribosomal protein L13, protein MKKYTFMQRKEDVVREWHHYDAEGQILGRLAVEIAKKLMGKEKVTFTPHIDGGDYVVVTNVEKIVVTGKKLTDKVYYNHSGFPGGIRARKLGEILAKKPEELLMLAVKRMLPKNKLGRQQLTRLRVFAGAEHSHVAQKPNKVEL, encoded by the coding sequence GTGAAAAAATATACTTTTATGCAAAGAAAAGAAGATGTTGTCAGAGAATGGCACCATTATGATGCTGAAGGGCAAATTTTAGGAAGATTAGCAGTAGAAATTGCTAAAAAATTAATGGGTAAAGAAAAAGTTACATTTACACCACATATTGATGGTGGAGATTATGTAGTAGTTACAAATGTTGAAAAAATAGTTGTAACTGGAAAAAAATTGACTGATAAAGTTTACTACAATCACTCAGGATTTCCTGGAGGAATAAGAGCAAGAAAACTAGGAGAAATCTTAGCAAAGAAACCAGAAGAATTATTAATGCTAGCTGTTAAGAGAATGCTTCCAAAAAATAAGTTAGGAAGACAACAACTAACAAGACTTAGAGTGTTTGCGGGAGCAGAACATTCTCATGTTGCACAAAAACCAAATAAGGTAGAATTATAA
- the rpsI gene encoding 30S ribosomal protein S9: MSEKITQYLGTGRRKTSVARVRLIPGGQGVEINGKAMDEYFGGRAILSKIVEQPLALTETLNKFAVKVNVVGGGNSGQAGAIRHGVARALLLADESLKEALREAGFLTRDSRMVERKKYGKKKARRSPQFSKR; this comes from the coding sequence GTGTCAGAAAAAATAACTCAATATTTAGGAACTGGTAGAAGAAAAACTTCAGTAGCTAGAGTAAGATTAATTCCTGGTGGACAAGGAGTAGAAATAAATGGTAAAGCAATGGATGAATATTTTGGAGGGAGAGCTATCCTTTCTAAAATAGTTGAACAACCCTTAGCTTTAACAGAAACTTTAAATAAGTTCGCAGTTAAAGTAAATGTAGTTGGTGGAGGAAACTCTGGACAAGCTGGTGCAATCAGACATGGTGTTGCAAGAGCATTATTACTTGCTGATGAAAGTTTAAAAGAAGCTTTAAGAGAAGCTGGATTCTTAACAAGAGATTCAAGAATGGTTGAAAGAAAGAAATATGGTAAGAAGAAAGCAAGAAGAAGCCCACAATTCTCAAAACGTTAA
- a CDS encoding putative manganese-dependent inorganic diphosphatase, producing MEEILVFGHKNPDTDSICSSIAMANLREKQGLNASPCRLGELNKETKFVLDKVGIKAPKLLKTVSAQITDLNYVEKSTVSTEDSIKEALDLMTKENFSSLPVIDKDGYFKTMLSISDIANTYLEIDYSDLFSKYSTTYENLQEALDGEIISGVYPKGEIKSNLKEVSELESMKKGDIIITTSLTDGIDKSIQAGAKVVIVCCKKEDFISPRVTSECAIMLVRHSLVKSISLISQSISVGGILNTEKVLFNFNKEDFLNEIRGIMKDANQTNFPVLEDDGKVYGTIRTKHLIDFHRKKVIMVDHNEFSQSVEGIQDAQILEVVDHHKFANFQTNEATKIRTEPVGCTSTIVYGLYKEAKIEPDEKTALLMLSAILSDTLLFKSPTCTSKDVEVAKELGKLAKIKAIEKYGMEMLVAGTSMSKESMKEIINQDKKVFPVGDMEIAVAQINTVQIQELADRKEEIKKEVEHEIGKYGYSLFIFVVTDIINSNSLLFVYGKEIDLVQNAFKKDVVDNEVLLENVVSRKKQIIPFLMTAAQNM from the coding sequence ATGGAAGAAATATTAGTTTTTGGGCATAAAAATCCAGATACAGATAGTATATGTTCAAGCATAGCAATGGCTAATTTAAGAGAAAAACAAGGTTTAAATGCATCTCCTTGTCGTTTGGGAGAATTAAATAAAGAAACAAAATTTGTCTTAGATAAAGTTGGAATAAAAGCACCTAAATTATTAAAAACAGTAAGTGCACAGATAACAGATTTAAATTATGTAGAAAAAAGTACAGTGTCAACAGAAGATTCTATAAAAGAAGCCTTAGATTTGATGACAAAAGAAAATTTTTCAAGTTTACCAGTGATAGATAAAGATGGATATTTTAAAACAATGTTGAGTATATCAGATATTGCTAACACTTATTTAGAAATAGATTATTCAGATTTATTTAGTAAATATAGTACAACTTATGAAAATTTACAAGAAGCTTTAGATGGTGAAATTATAAGTGGGGTCTATCCAAAAGGAGAAATAAAGTCTAATTTAAAGGAAGTTTCAGAATTAGAAAGTATGAAAAAAGGAGATATTATTATAACTACTTCTCTAACTGATGGAATAGATAAATCTATTCAAGCAGGAGCAAAAGTTGTAATAGTGTGCTGTAAAAAAGAAGACTTTATAAGTCCTCGTGTAACATCAGAATGTGCTATTATGTTAGTTAGACATTCTCTTGTTAAATCTATATCTTTAATAAGTCAATCTATATCAGTTGGTGGGATTTTAAATACTGAAAAAGTTCTTTTTAATTTTAATAAGGAAGATTTCTTAAATGAAATTAGAGGAATAATGAAAGATGCAAATCAAACAAATTTTCCTGTCTTAGAAGATGATGGAAAAGTTTATGGAACTATAAGAACAAAACACCTTATAGATTTTCATAGAAAGAAAGTTATTATGGTGGACCACAATGAATTTTCTCAATCAGTTGAAGGGATACAAGATGCACAAATACTAGAAGTTGTAGACCATCATAAATTTGCAAATTTTCAAACAAATGAGGCTACAAAAATTCGTACAGAGCCAGTTGGTTGTACATCTACAATAGTTTATGGACTATATAAAGAAGCCAAAATTGAACCAGATGAAAAGACAGCACTTCTTATGTTAAGTGCTATACTTTCAGATACTTTACTTTTTAAATCTCCTACTTGTACATCAAAAGATGTTGAAGTAGCTAAGGAATTAGGAAAACTTGCTAAAATTAAAGCTATAGAAAAGTATGGAATGGAAATGCTAGTTGCAGGAACTTCTATGTCTAAGGAAAGTATGAAAGAAATTATAAATCAAGATAAAAAAGTTTTTCCAGTTGGAGATATGGAAATAGCAGTTGCACAAATAAACACAGTGCAAATTCAAGAATTAGCTGATAGAAAAGAAGAAATTAAAAAAGAAGTAGAACATGAAATAGGAAAATATGGATATTCATTATTTATCTTTGTCGTTACAGATATTATAAATTCTAATTCATTGTTATTTGTCTATGGAAAAGAAATAGACTTAGTTCAAAATGCTTTTAAGAAAGATGTTGTTGATAATGAAGTTTTACTTGAAAATGTTGTTTCAAGAAAAAAACAAATAATACCTTTCTTAATGACAGCAGCACAAAACATGTAA
- a CDS encoding TetR/AcrR family transcriptional regulator: protein MARKCAYTKEMILEAAIKLFKKEGSDAITAKNIAKELNCSVAPIYSVYLSLDDLKKDLAFEIEKNILEENNIHPLLSKMLAKLEVYDTDEEFSIKLKEIKQNILNKENKISIFSQFSDFISLIYQTRKNRFSKLKILEIIAKHKKYITEFRNNKSK from the coding sequence ATGGCTAGAAAATGTGCTTACACCAAGGAAATGATACTAGAAGCTGCTATAAAACTCTTTAAGAAAGAAGGCTCTGATGCAATAACTGCTAAAAATATTGCAAAAGAGCTTAATTGTTCAGTTGCACCTATATATTCTGTTTATTTAAGTTTAGATGATTTAAAGAAAGATTTAGCTTTTGAAATTGAAAAAAATATACTTGAAGAAAATAATATTCATCCTTTACTTTCAAAAATGCTTGCCAAATTAGAAGTATATGATACTGATGAAGAATTTTCTATTAAATTAAAAGAAATTAAACAAAATATATTAAACAAAGAAAATAAAATAAGTATTTTCTCTCAATTTTCAGATTTTATATCTTTAATATATCAAACTAGAAAAAATAGATTTTCAAAATTAAAAATTCTTGAAATTATTGCAAAACATAAGAAATATATAACAGAATTTAGAAACAATAAGAGTAAATAG
- a CDS encoding flavodoxin family protein: MKTLIIYSSETGNTKMVCEKAFEYINGEKVIIPVKEKDSINLDDFDNIIVGTWIDKANANAEAKKFINTLSNKNIFFIGTLAASLESEHAKKCFKNLTKLCSKKNNFIDGVLARGRVSEDLQEKFTKFPLNIIHKFVPNMKEIIIEADSHPNESDFLLIKDFISKNFNS, translated from the coding sequence ATGAAAACTTTAATAATTTATTCATCTGAAACTGGAAATACAAAAATGGTTTGTGAAAAAGCATTTGAATACATAAATGGAGAAAAGGTAATTATTCCTGTTAAGGAAAAAGATAGTATAAACTTAGATGACTTTGATAATATCATTGTAGGAACTTGGATAGACAAAGCTAATGCCAATGCAGAGGCTAAAAAATTTATAAATACTCTATCTAATAAAAACATATTTTTTATAGGAACTTTAGCAGCTTCTTTAGAATCTGAACATGCTAAAAAGTGTTTTAAAAATCTTACTAAACTTTGCTCTAAAAAGAATAATTTTATTGATGGTGTATTAGCAAGAGGAAGAGTTTCAGAAGATTTACAAGAAAAATTTACTAAGTTCCCTCTAAATATTATTCATAAATTTGTCCCTAATATGAAAGAAATCATTATAGAAGCTGATTCTCACCCTAATGAAAGTGATTTTTTGTTAATCAAAGATTTTATTAGCAAAAATTTTAATAGTTAA